In the genome of Maribacter forsetii DSM 18668, the window AGTCAGAACCTTTTCTATTCTGCTTTTGTCTATTTCAGGTATTTTGTTATCGTTTATGGTAACTACCAGAGTACCTTGTCCGTAATTGGCGCAGTAATAACTTTTACATTTAAAAAGTCCACAGGCCATCATTCCTATTTTATGTTCAAAACCTTCTTCCACATTAAAATGACCATCAGTTAGTTCTTTAATGTTCTTTGTTTGTCCAATTTCTTTAATTTGGTTTGATTGAACCAATAGGTTTTCTGGCATACCACTTTTTGCGTTTGCCCATCCCCACATCCAAGAACTATCATTAAAAGAAAGAGAGCCTATTATTTGAATAGGAAAGTCTAGGTCGCCAAAAATGATATTTCCTTTTCCCATATCAAGCTCCCATGCGTTTGAACCGATTACATCTCCAAAAACTAATTGTTTTTCAAAAGAAAGTCCCGCATGTTGTTCAATTAATTCTTCAAGACTGGTATAGTCTGTTTTATCAATTGCTTTAAATTTAGCGGAATCGATTTCAGATTTTTCTTTTGGTTTATCTCCTCCGAAGAGATTTTTAAATATGCCCATATTTTGTAGAATATTGTTTTAATTGAAATTTTGTGTTGGAATAAATTCAAATTAGTATTTATGAATTATCATCAGGAAAATTAAATATTACTCATTTAGTATCCTATTAAGAATAGTACAAAAGCAATATTTAGGTGAATTATTAATGTGGTTATATGTAATTAATAAATTTCAACGTTTGTAATCATCCCATTTTTGACATCGATGCCTATGGCATCTAAGTTTTCGTTATCTATTGGTTCTAATGTCAATTCAAAATCAGTATTTTTTTTATTTGCTGCATAGATGGCAGCTAGGTAAAGATCTTTTTTCCAATTAGAGAATGGTTCAACTTTGTCAATTCCTTTTTTATTGATTTTTTCTTCAATATTAGGTAAATGTTCGCTGTGCCAATTCTCAGCCAGTTGACACACAAAATCTGTGTGATTGCTAAAAGGGGCAGCGTTGTTGCCTTCTAAGTAAAAAAGTGTTTCCATGCTATTAGGACTAACTAATAAACTACCACGCCAAGTATAGGTTTTAGTTTGGTTGTCGCCTTTAATTCTATCACTTTTTAAAGTACCTAATACAGGGTGATCAAAAGTTTTCTTTTTTCCAAAAAGTAAGTCCGATATACTCATTAAATAATGTTTAAATCTAAATTGATGATAGGTTATAGTCTAGGTTATTTTTAATTTCTTCTGATTGCGTTATAAAGTTTGAAACATCTTTTGCCCAAATATGATATGTTCGTTTTGACGGATGAACCCCGTCAACGAAAAATTCAGAGGGTTCTATTTTTAGATTGAATCTTTTAATATAATCTTCGCTAGAAGGCTTTAGTGCATAGTAATACACTTGATCAAAATCTTTTACAATGCCCTTTAATTCCTCACCTAGCATATCAACCAGATTGCCAATTGTAAATTTTATGATCGTTGTAAAAGCCGGGAATTCTTTTATGGGTGGCATATTTGTAAAAACAATGGGTACATTGTTAAATTTAACTCTAATACTTTTAATTAGCTCTCTAACGTCTCTGTTCCATTTTTTGGGAGAGTTCAGTTCAAAAGCATCATTACCACCAAGACCAATAACAATTAGGTCAACAGACTCTTCTGTAATATGCCCTATGATTTTATTATTTACTTTTTTTGCCGTGTATCCGCTTTTAGCATATACTTTCCAATCTACATTGGTATGTAAAGCGGCAGCCAATTCCTTGGCAAGGAAACCTGTAAATCCTTCTTTATGGGTTTTAACACCTACACCCGCAATAGTGCTTTCACCAATAGTAAGTAAGCGAAGTGTTTTGTTAGAAGAAACTAATGCAACCCCTTTAATACCTTCTGCTTCTGGCAAACGCGGTACAGTTTGCTTGATCTTTTTACCTTGAAAATACATGAAGGGTAATAGCGGAATTGTTATGATAGACCCTAATGTATATTTTAAGTTCATTTTAGATTTGTTGAATTGGAAATCAAATACTGTTATATAAGTTGGTGGTGTTATTTGTTTGAAGGTAGGGTAATTAACTGGAAAATAAGGGGAGTGAAGTTAGTTTATAGCTTTCTAATATTCTAATCCAAACTAATCACTCTTTCCTAACCTATTATACTTTTTTAGTATTTCAAGAACTTTGTCTATGGGTAATGATTTTATTTCATGACCATCTCTACCCGTCATGCTTTTTGCAGCCAATAAGGAATTTAAAATAGCTTCTTCCGTAGCTTCAATTACCCCTAAGAATAATGGGGATATGGCGCCATTGCGTAATTCTTTTTTCTCATTGACTAAAGAAGAACTATGATACGGAATTAGATTCTCTTTTGCCGTTGAAACCGCTATCACATAGTCTCCACTGCCATTAGAAGCAATTCCTCCTGTTTTTGCCAATCCCATAATGGCTCTTTTTGCCAGCCTTTCAAGGTTTCTTGCGCTAAGCGGGGCATCTGTCATAACTACGATCATACAAGAGCCGTCCACATCATAGGTGAAATTTCTAGAATAATTATCTAGTTCTTTGGCAATGGGTACACCGTTCAGTTCAAAGACACCGCCAAAATTTGTCTGTACCAAAACACCTACCGTATAGCCGCCAAAAGATTCCGGGATAACACGAGAAGAAGTACCTATACCTCCTTTATACTGAAAACAGATGGTACCTGTGCCAGCACCAACATTACCTTCAAGAACCGTACCTGTTTTAGCATTCTTTATAGCACTTAATACATGTTCTTCTTTAACATGTCTTCCTCTAATATCATTAAGATGACCGTCATTGGTTTCCCCAACGATCGAGTTGACCGAATGTACATTCTTATTCTCTTCATTTTCTAGAGTGTATGTAATTAAGGCATCTGAAGCTACCGGTACGCTTAAGGTATTGGTCAAGATTATAGGTGTTTCAATATTACCTAGTTCTTTGACTTGAGTATAGCCTGCCAATTTTCCAAAGCCATTTCCTAAATATATAGCGGCAGGGGATTTTAGTTGAAACAGATTTCCAGAGTGGGGGAGTATAGCTGTGACTCCCGTTCTAATACTATTGCCTAGAATTAAAGTAGTATGGCCAACGCTTACATCATCAACGTCAGTAATTGCATTATTGATGCCTGTTTTTAAAACGCCAACCTCTATACCATAATCTCTTAGTCGCTTGTTTTGGGAATACGTGTTTAATGTAATAAAAACAATAAGCAGTAGCATTCTATTCATAGTAGGCGTTATAAGAATTAATCTAGACTAGGGGATTTATTATTTTTCTTGAATATAGTTTTGAACTTGTGTTAACCAGCTTTCTTCAAGGGTTAATGTTACATCTGGTTCAATTCCGGTAGATTCTAACTCCATATAATTAGCATGCTTTTTAGATGTTAAAACTGCTAAGTAATCTTCACAGGGTAACGTGTAGTTAGCACCCACTAATTCATAGGATGCTGTACCATTTGTTCTATTTCCAAGAATTGTACAATTATCAAAACCACTTAGCTTAAAGGCAAACTGTTCCGCATTACTAGCGGTTCTGTGATTAACTAATACATAAAGCTGATTTTGTTTTGTATATTTTTTAAAAATTTTATAAAGCCCGTTTGAATTTCGGTCTCCACCACCTCCGTTATCTCGTAGGTCTAATACTAAGTTGTTCTTTGTCAAAGTACCTTCTAATGACTGGTAAAAATTATCTGCCTTAGTAAGTGTTGGATTCCATGAGTTAAAGCTACCTACTTTTAAATAGGTTGTTTCATTTGATAATTCATCTCTTAGATAGGTAGAATCTGGGTGTATGGAAACAGAATAATTATTTGCTAATGGGTCTTTTTGAAATTGCGTAGTAAGAAAAACACCATTTTTTATCTTTTCTGTATAAGCGATCATTCTCTTACTGGTCAAACTACCACCAACTCCTAATAAATAATTACTACCGTAGGGCACTAAGGTGTAAATTACTTCTCCAACCTCCCAAACATCATTTTGAGACTCTAAAATTATTGCTCTGAAAGAATCACTTTTCGGAATTTTATATACCCCAAGAGTCATATAATCTTTTCTGTAATAAATACCTTCAACCGAATTAAAAGGTTCCTTTTTTAATGATGTTTTAAGGCTGTCTAAATCTATTTTAGGTCTAGGGTAAAGTGTGTAAAGTTTACTTGTTTTAAATATTTCAATTGCAGCTGTATTTTCTTTAGACTCTTTGTCTAAACCTTTATCTATACCGTATAGATTGCAATGCCTATCGTTTAGGGATAGCATTAATTTATTCAATTGAAGAAAACACTCATATCCAGAATTTAAATTGGCAATGCTTTTTTTAGTTTTCATAAATGCTGTTTGGTAAACTGTTTCATTTACTTTATATGAAGGTGTTTTTTCAATTTTTTCATTTAAAAATTCTAAATCCTTTTTACAGCTGCAATCATCGGACTGAGCACTTAAAATAGAAATTGATATTATAAAAAATAGAAAGTTGATAGTAGCATTATTAAATTTTAGCATATGTTTTATTAAATATTTGATAGGGTGAAGCTGGTACGTTTGTTTATGAACTTGAAGATAAGATAATTAATAGAACAAAAAGGAGTAGGGGATAGAGTTTTAGAAAGGTGAGCCAGGTATTTTCATTTTTAGATTATAATCAGAATACACATTCATTTTTCCTGTGGCTCAAATACCATTTTTTAGAATTTCTTCTCTTGTCATTTCTATCAAATTATTGAGTAAAAGGAATATCATTTCAATCAGTAAGAAATTCAAAATCCTTTTATTAATGTTCTTGGCAAAGCAATTGATTATAATGGATTTATATTCTAACTATTTGTAAAAACACCTGCCATTTCTATCCACATAGCCATATTTTTTTTCTCCATTAGCATCATCTTTTTCAAATTTTGCCAAGTTGAACTCAAAAGGATCTAGTTTTAAAAATGTTGTAGGTGTTGTATTGTAATACCCCATAAGATTATCTCTCATAACTTTTATGGGGTCGCTTTCTAGATCAATGCTGTCAAAATATTCTATTCCGTATTTTTCACTCCAAACCCCAGTATAAGAATCAAAATTTAAAAATATAATTTCTTCTTGTTGAGAATTTTCATCATAAGCCAACTCACGTTTTTTGTTTAAAAAGTAGGTGTCTTTAATTTTTTCCTTATTTAAAGAATCAATAACTATATAGTTTTCAGAACTATAGTTTGTAAAGCCAATTGCTTTTTTAATAATATAAAATTTATCTTTTTCTTCTATCTTAAGATTATATGTTGTAACATTTCCACATTCTTCTTGATGTATTATTTTTGAATCTGGTGCTTTTTTAAGTTTATTTAAATTTGGGTCATAGTATTTAATTTCAGTGTTTTTGGTGAGAACCTGAAAGCCATTGGTTATTTGTGAAATATATGCAATATCTTCTAAGAGAATTTTTTCGTTTTCATCACTTACGTTTAACCTATTGTTTGATGTTTCGTAAACCTTATATTTTTTTCCTTGAATAAAAAGATTCCATGAATGTTTATTTGGTAATGAGGAATCATATTTATTAATGATTTTTGAGCTTATTTTTCTAGGTAGTTGAATACTGTTCATAGAACCTTTTGAGTATAATTCTTCTTCACTCCAAAACAGTTCGTTAATATTTGAAATCATATCAATAGAAGATGAACCAATTGGCTTATTTTCTAGTTCATCATATACATGAATTCTACCACCGGCATCGCTGAATTTCTCAAATGGAGCGATAAAATTGAAATATTTATCTCTAGATGCGTAGACGCTATATTGACCATCTGGACTATAAAGCCTGTAATATTCTCCTTCAGTTATCGTACTAAATAAATAAGAAACGATAACTATACAGGTAAATATCGCAAATATGATTTTATGTTTAAATTTCATTCTTATAACTGATATTTAGGCTAGGCGTAGTAATTTGGTAATAGGTGATTAAGTTCTTCTTGGCTTGTAGCACGAATTTTTTGTTATGTAATTTTTTTCAACTTCTCGGACTTTAAAAACTAGTTTATGCTTTTAAATGCAACACTATTTGTACTAGTAGAGGTCTTCATTGTACCTATTGCACAAGTTAACGAAAAAACTGTATAAGATCAATAAATTCTCCACTTTGAGGTGTTGGCATGTAAGGTGGATGATTACACTTTTCTAAATCATTGGGCTGGAACAGGCCAACAAGGTAATGCACCTATCTGCGATCACCTACAATCTGAAAAAGTACCTGAAATTCAACCAAAAACTTGTGGAAAGTGGGGAAGGAACACCCGCTTTTGCAATACTTGTCAAAAATGCCTTTAATTACTGTTAGATCCTTCTTTAAAGCGTCCAAAACTAGCTTTGCCTTTCTGAGTGGTCAAAAAAAAGCCCGGTAAAGAGGCTTGTATAAATCCGTTTTTTGAGGGATTAATGACTTGTGCAACGGTTACTACTGTTAGGCACAGGCTTTTTACACCTCATTGCGACTATCTTCTCGCATTTCTAAATCCATTTCTATTTGCTCAGCCCAAAATCCATTATTTTCCATAATTTTTGAATCCGCTAAGTTTAAGTCCGATTTCAATTTTTCAAATAGTTCATCGGAAAAATTTGAATTCATAAATGCGTTTTCTCCGTTTTCTTTTTGAACTCTTTCAACAAAATTTCGATATGCAATTAAACAATCAGTCATTGAGCTAATGTCTGAGTTAAATAGTCTTGAGGAGAAATAGTCTTCGTGGTCAAGATGTTCTATTTGGTCATTCTTTTCAGTATTTATGACAATCGGGTCTCCGTCATTACAATCTCCGATAACTATGTACTTGTCAAATTTAGGTTCCAAAAAATCATAAACGTTAGTGAGTTTCTTAATTCCTTTATATATGTCATCTGAGTCCGTCACAAAACTAAGAAATGGTGCAGCGCTTCTTGGAAGTCCTGCTATTTTAAGAAATTCGATAGACGTTTCAGACAATCCAAGTCCATTTAACCTATTTGCGTTGATAGGATTAAGAATGTCTTCTTCGGAAGTCCATATGTCTTTAAATTCTTCGGGTTTCATTTTTTTTCAGCTTGTGCCTAACGTGATTGTATAAGATTAGTTGCGTGGTTTAAGCACCTAATTTAGCAAATACAAACCGAATAGAAAATCCGCAAGGATTTTCGTAAGTAGGCTTGCACTAGCAATTAATTTTATACGGTGTGTGTGCCCAGTATGGGTATCTTTACCTTATAGCAATATAAGGATTTATTTAGAGGGTGTAAGTCCCTTATGCGCTGGGGTAACGTCTGGAAGTATTAGTAAGTCGCAAGGGTGGTAACTGCGAGGTTACATCTGAAGAAAGCGAGACTACAAAACTCGGTACTGACCCTTCGGCTGTGCTCAGGATAAACTAAGCAGGAACCGTATACGGAGGCATATTTATTTGGGTAAGCAAGCACTCTTCGGCAGGCTCAGTGCATCG includes:
- a CDS encoding DUF6882 domain-containing protein, with amino-acid sequence MGIFKNLFGGDKPKEKSEIDSAKFKAIDKTDYTSLEELIEQHAGLSFEKQLVFGDVIGSNAWELDMGKGNIIFGDLDFPIQIIGSLSFNDSSWMWGWANAKSGMPENLLVQSNQIKEIGQTKNIKELTDGHFNVEEGFEHKIGMMACGLFKCKSYYCANYGQGTLVVTINDNKIPEIDKSRIEKVLTNFPQLISAVDLNHMNTFKNYLIDRDFELNITDNKIEGMKNGKVLTAEFDELKRMKSLNGKL
- a CDS encoding SGNH/GDSL hydrolase family protein; the protein is MNLKYTLGSIITIPLLPFMYFQGKKIKQTVPRLPEAEGIKGVALVSSNKTLRLLTIGESTIAGVGVKTHKEGFTGFLAKELAAALHTNVDWKVYAKSGYTAKKVNNKIIGHITEESVDLIVIGLGGNDAFELNSPKKWNRDVRELIKSIRVKFNNVPIVFTNMPPIKEFPAFTTIIKFTIGNLVDMLGEELKGIVKDFDQVYYYALKPSSEDYIKRFNLKIEPSEFFVDGVHPSKRTYHIWAKDVSNFITQSEEIKNNLDYNLSSI
- a CDS encoding DmpA family aminopeptidase translates to MNRMLLLIVFITLNTYSQNKRLRDYGIEVGVLKTGINNAITDVDDVSVGHTTLILGNSIRTGVTAILPHSGNLFQLKSPAAIYLGNGFGKLAGYTQVKELGNIETPIILTNTLSVPVASDALITYTLENEENKNVHSVNSIVGETNDGHLNDIRGRHVKEEHVLSAIKNAKTGTVLEGNVGAGTGTICFQYKGGIGTSSRVIPESFGGYTVGVLVQTNFGGVFELNGVPIAKELDNYSRNFTYDVDGSCMIVVMTDAPLSARNLERLAKRAIMGLAKTGGIASNGSGDYVIAVSTAKENLIPYHSSSLVNEKKELRNGAISPLFLGVIEATEEAILNSLLAAKSMTGRDGHEIKSLPIDKVLEILKKYNRLGKSD
- a CDS encoding S41 family peptidase, which codes for MLKFNNATINFLFFIISISILSAQSDDCSCKKDLEFLNEKIEKTPSYKVNETVYQTAFMKTKKSIANLNSGYECFLQLNKLMLSLNDRHCNLYGIDKGLDKESKENTAAIEIFKTSKLYTLYPRPKIDLDSLKTSLKKEPFNSVEGIYYRKDYMTLGVYKIPKSDSFRAIILESQNDVWEVGEVIYTLVPYGSNYLLGVGGSLTSKRMIAYTEKIKNGVFLTTQFQKDPLANNYSVSIHPDSTYLRDELSNETTYLKVGSFNSWNPTLTKADNFYQSLEGTLTKNNLVLDLRDNGGGGDRNSNGLYKIFKKYTKQNQLYVLVNHRTASNAEQFAFKLSGFDNCTILGNRTNGTASYELVGANYTLPCEDYLAVLTSKKHANYMELESTGIEPDVTLTLEESWLTQVQNYIQEK
- a CDS encoding SUKH-4 family immunity protein, producing the protein MKPEEFKDIWTSEEDILNPINANRLNGLGLSETSIEFLKIAGLPRSAAPFLSFVTDSDDIYKGIKKLTNVYDFLEPKFDKYIVIGDCNDGDPIVINTEKNDQIEHLDHEDYFSSRLFNSDISSMTDCLIAYRNFVERVQKENGENAFMNSNFSDELFEKLKSDLNLADSKIMENNGFWAEQIEMDLEMREDSRNEV